From Thunnus maccoyii chromosome 21, fThuMac1.1, whole genome shotgun sequence, the proteins below share one genomic window:
- the abcd3a gene encoding ATP-binding cassette sub-family D member 3a isoform X3 — MAAFSKYVTAKNSSIAGGILLVLYLLRRRRRTPRQDGKGGPDLVLNTEKDGRKDRAAVDKVFFLRILRIVRIMVPRFFCMETGCLILIAVMLVARTYCDVWMIQNGTMIESAIIGRSTKDFKTFLFSFIKFMPLIALVNNFLKLGLNELKLRFRERLTKHLYDQYLQGFTYYKMGNLDNRIANADQLLTQDVEKFCNSMVELYSNLSKPLLDIGLYIFKLTSAIGAQGPAIMMSYLLISGLFLTRLRRPIGKMTVMEQRYEGEYRYINSRLITNSEEIAFYNGNMREKQTIHTTFKKLVDHLHNFIFFRFSMGFVDSIIAKYLATVVGYLVVSRPFLNLSHPRHLQSTHSELLEDYYQSGRMLLRMSQALGRIVLAGREMTRLSGFTARITELMKVLKELNSGKYERTMVSHQEKESDTAEKLALVPGSGQIINRDNIIKFDSTPLATPNGDILIRDLTFEVSSGTNVLVCGPNGCGKSSLFRVLGELWPLFGGQLTKPERGKLFYVPQRPYMTLGSLRDQVIYPDTLEEQRRKGISDQVLKEYLDNVQLGHILDREGSWDAVQDWMDVLSGGEKQRMAMARLFYHKPQFAILDECTSAVSVDVEDYIYSHCRTVGITLFTVSHRKSLWKHHEYYLHMDGRGNYEFKPITEETVEFGS, encoded by the exons ATGGCGGCCTTTAGTAAGTATGTGACTGCGAAAAACTCCTCCATAGCAGGCGGTATTTTGCTGGTTTTATACCtgctgagaagaagaagacggaCGCCCAGGCAGGACGG AAAAGGAGGCCCAGATCTTGTACTGAACACTGAG AAAGATGGCAGAAAAGACCGTGCAGCAGTGGACAAGGTTTTCTTCCTCCGAATCCTCCGGATTGTGCGAATCATGGTACCTCGCTTTTTCTGCATGGAG ACTGGCTGTCTCATCCTTATTGCTGTCATGTTGGTGGCAAGGACCTACTGTGATGTATGGATGATCCAGAATGGCACCATGATCGAAAG TGCAATTATCGGTCGCTCAACAAAAGATTTCAAGACCTTCTTGTTCAGCTTTATCAAATTCATGCCActt ATAGCCTTGGTGAACAACTTCTTGAAGTTGGGCCTGAATGAGCTGAAGCTGCGGTTCCGTGAGAGGCTCACAAAGCACCTGTATGACCAGTACCTGCA AGGTTTCACCTACTACAAAATGGGTAACTTGGACAACCGGATAGCCAATGCAGACCAGCTTCTGACACAGGACGTGGAGAAATTCTGCAACAGCATGGTGGAACTCTACTCCAACCTCAGCAAG CCTCTGTTGGATATTGGTCTGTACATCTTCAAGCTGACAAGTGCCATCGGTGCTCAG GGGCCAGCAATCATGATGTCCTACCTGCTGATCTCGGGTCTCTTCCTGACCAGACTGAGGAGGCCCATAGGCAAGATGACAGTCATGGAGCAGCGCTACGAGGGAGAGTACCGCTACATCAACTCTCGTCTCATCaccaacag tGAGGAGATTGCATTCTACAATGGGAACATGAGGGAAAAACAGACCATTCACACCACATTCAAGAAACTG GTGGACCACTTGCATAACTTCATCTTCTTTCGGTTCTCCATGGGATTTGTGGACAGCATAATTGCCAAGT ACCTGGCTACCGTGGTGGGCTATCTGGTGGTTAGCCGGCCGTTCCTAAACCTGTCCCACCCCCGACACCTGCAAAGCACACACTCTGAGCTGCTAGAG GACTACTACCAGAGTGGGAGAATGCTCCTGCGGATGTCCCAGGCCCTGGGCAGGATTGTACTGGCTGGCCGAGAGATGACCCGACTCTCAGG ATTCACAGCTCGTATCACTGAACTGATGAAAGTCCTGAAGGAGCTGAACTCTGGCAAATATGAGCGCACCATGGTCTCTCACCAGGAGAAGG AATCTGATACTGCAGAGAAACTTGCTCTGGTACCAGGAAGTGGTCAAATTATCAACAGAGATAACATCATCAA aTTTGACAGTACCCCACTAGCAACACCGAATGGAGACATCCTGATCAGAGACCTCACATTTGAG GTGAGTTCTGGCACCAACGTTCTAGTGTGTGGACCAAACGGATGTGGCAAGAGCTCACTGTTCAGAGTGCTCGGAGAG ctgtgGCCGCTGTTTGGAGGACAGCTGACAAAACCAGAGAGAGGGAAGCTCTTCTATGTtccacag AGACCCTACATGACTTTGGGTTCTCTGAGGGACCAAGTCATTTACCCTGACACTCTtgaagaacagaggaggaaaggTATCTCTGATCAG GTGTTGAAGGAGTACCTGGACAATGTTCAGCTGGGTCACATCCTGGACAGGGAGGGCAGCTGGGACGCGGTCCAGGACTGGATGGATGTGCTCAGTGGAGGGGAGAAGCAGAGGATGGCT ATGGCCAGACTGTTCTACCACAAGCCCCAATTTGCCATTCTGGATGAGTGCACCAGTGCCGTGAGTGTGGATGTGGAGGATTATATCTACAGCCACTGCAGGACG GTGGGTATCACCTTGTTCACCGTGTCCCACAGAAAGTCTCTGTGGAAGCACCACGAG TATTACCTCCACATGGACGGGAGAGGAAACTACGAGTTCAAGCCCATCACAGAGGAGACTGTGGAGTTTGGCTCGTAA
- the abcd3a gene encoding ATP-binding cassette sub-family D member 3a isoform X1, which yields MAAFSKYVTAKNSSIAGGILLVLYLLRRRRRTPRQDGRKGGPDLVLNTEKDGRKDRAAVDKVFFLRILRIVRIMVPRFFCMETGCLILIAVMLVARTYCDVWMIQNGTMIESAIIGRSTKDFKTFLFSFIKFMPLIALVNNFLKLGLNELKLRFRERLTKHLYDQYLQGFTYYKMGNLDNRIANADQLLTQDVEKFCNSMVELYSNLSKPLLDIGLYIFKLTSAIGAQGPAIMMSYLLISGLFLTRLRRPIGKMTVMEQRYEGEYRYINSRLITNSEEIAFYNGNMREKQTIHTTFKKLVDHLHNFIFFRFSMGFVDSIIAKYLATVVGYLVVSRPFLNLSHPRHLQSTHSELLEDYYQSGRMLLRMSQALGRIVLAGREMTRLSGFTARITELMKVLKELNSGKYERTMVSHQEKESDTAEKLALVPGSGQIINRDNIIKFDSTPLATPNGDILIRDLTFEVSSGTNVLVCGPNGCGKSSLFRVLGELWPLFGGQLTKPERGKLFYVPQRPYMTLGSLRDQVIYPDTLEEQRRKGISDQVLKEYLDNVQLGHILDREGSWDAVQDWMDVLSGGEKQRMAMARLFYHKPQFAILDECTSAVSVDVEDYIYSHCRTVGITLFTVSHRKSLWKHHEYYLHMDGRGNYEFKPITEETVEFGS from the exons ATGGCGGCCTTTAGTAAGTATGTGACTGCGAAAAACTCCTCCATAGCAGGCGGTATTTTGCTGGTTTTATACCtgctgagaagaagaagacggaCGCCCAGGCAGGACGG TAGAAAAGGAGGCCCAGATCTTGTACTGAACACTGAG AAAGATGGCAGAAAAGACCGTGCAGCAGTGGACAAGGTTTTCTTCCTCCGAATCCTCCGGATTGTGCGAATCATGGTACCTCGCTTTTTCTGCATGGAG ACTGGCTGTCTCATCCTTATTGCTGTCATGTTGGTGGCAAGGACCTACTGTGATGTATGGATGATCCAGAATGGCACCATGATCGAAAG TGCAATTATCGGTCGCTCAACAAAAGATTTCAAGACCTTCTTGTTCAGCTTTATCAAATTCATGCCActt ATAGCCTTGGTGAACAACTTCTTGAAGTTGGGCCTGAATGAGCTGAAGCTGCGGTTCCGTGAGAGGCTCACAAAGCACCTGTATGACCAGTACCTGCA AGGTTTCACCTACTACAAAATGGGTAACTTGGACAACCGGATAGCCAATGCAGACCAGCTTCTGACACAGGACGTGGAGAAATTCTGCAACAGCATGGTGGAACTCTACTCCAACCTCAGCAAG CCTCTGTTGGATATTGGTCTGTACATCTTCAAGCTGACAAGTGCCATCGGTGCTCAG GGGCCAGCAATCATGATGTCCTACCTGCTGATCTCGGGTCTCTTCCTGACCAGACTGAGGAGGCCCATAGGCAAGATGACAGTCATGGAGCAGCGCTACGAGGGAGAGTACCGCTACATCAACTCTCGTCTCATCaccaacag tGAGGAGATTGCATTCTACAATGGGAACATGAGGGAAAAACAGACCATTCACACCACATTCAAGAAACTG GTGGACCACTTGCATAACTTCATCTTCTTTCGGTTCTCCATGGGATTTGTGGACAGCATAATTGCCAAGT ACCTGGCTACCGTGGTGGGCTATCTGGTGGTTAGCCGGCCGTTCCTAAACCTGTCCCACCCCCGACACCTGCAAAGCACACACTCTGAGCTGCTAGAG GACTACTACCAGAGTGGGAGAATGCTCCTGCGGATGTCCCAGGCCCTGGGCAGGATTGTACTGGCTGGCCGAGAGATGACCCGACTCTCAGG ATTCACAGCTCGTATCACTGAACTGATGAAAGTCCTGAAGGAGCTGAACTCTGGCAAATATGAGCGCACCATGGTCTCTCACCAGGAGAAGG AATCTGATACTGCAGAGAAACTTGCTCTGGTACCAGGAAGTGGTCAAATTATCAACAGAGATAACATCATCAA aTTTGACAGTACCCCACTAGCAACACCGAATGGAGACATCCTGATCAGAGACCTCACATTTGAG GTGAGTTCTGGCACCAACGTTCTAGTGTGTGGACCAAACGGATGTGGCAAGAGCTCACTGTTCAGAGTGCTCGGAGAG ctgtgGCCGCTGTTTGGAGGACAGCTGACAAAACCAGAGAGAGGGAAGCTCTTCTATGTtccacag AGACCCTACATGACTTTGGGTTCTCTGAGGGACCAAGTCATTTACCCTGACACTCTtgaagaacagaggaggaaaggTATCTCTGATCAG GTGTTGAAGGAGTACCTGGACAATGTTCAGCTGGGTCACATCCTGGACAGGGAGGGCAGCTGGGACGCGGTCCAGGACTGGATGGATGTGCTCAGTGGAGGGGAGAAGCAGAGGATGGCT ATGGCCAGACTGTTCTACCACAAGCCCCAATTTGCCATTCTGGATGAGTGCACCAGTGCCGTGAGTGTGGATGTGGAGGATTATATCTACAGCCACTGCAGGACG GTGGGTATCACCTTGTTCACCGTGTCCCACAGAAAGTCTCTGTGGAAGCACCACGAG TATTACCTCCACATGGACGGGAGAGGAAACTACGAGTTCAAGCCCATCACAGAGGAGACTGTGGAGTTTGGCTCGTAA
- the abcd3a gene encoding ATP-binding cassette sub-family D member 3a isoform X2 has translation MAAFSKYVTAKNSSIAGGILLVLYLLRRRRRTPRQDGRKGGPDLVLNTEKDGRKDRAAVDKVFFLRILRIVRIMVPRFFCMETGCLILIAVMLVARTYCDVWMIQNGTMIESGIISRDISLFKKHFYSYISVIPGIALVNNFLKLGLNELKLRFRERLTKHLYDQYLQGFTYYKMGNLDNRIANADQLLTQDVEKFCNSMVELYSNLSKPLLDIGLYIFKLTSAIGAQGPAIMMSYLLISGLFLTRLRRPIGKMTVMEQRYEGEYRYINSRLITNSEEIAFYNGNMREKQTIHTTFKKLVDHLHNFIFFRFSMGFVDSIIAKYLATVVGYLVVSRPFLNLSHPRHLQSTHSELLEDYYQSGRMLLRMSQALGRIVLAGREMTRLSGFTARITELMKVLKELNSGKYERTMVSHQEKESDTAEKLALVPGSGQIINRDNIIKFDSTPLATPNGDILIRDLTFEVSSGTNVLVCGPNGCGKSSLFRVLGELWPLFGGQLTKPERGKLFYVPQRPYMTLGSLRDQVIYPDTLEEQRRKGISDQVLKEYLDNVQLGHILDREGSWDAVQDWMDVLSGGEKQRMAMARLFYHKPQFAILDECTSAVSVDVEDYIYSHCRTVGITLFTVSHRKSLWKHHEYYLHMDGRGNYEFKPITEETVEFGS, from the exons ATGGCGGCCTTTAGTAAGTATGTGACTGCGAAAAACTCCTCCATAGCAGGCGGTATTTTGCTGGTTTTATACCtgctgagaagaagaagacggaCGCCCAGGCAGGACGG TAGAAAAGGAGGCCCAGATCTTGTACTGAACACTGAG AAAGATGGCAGAAAAGACCGTGCAGCAGTGGACAAGGTTTTCTTCCTCCGAATCCTCCGGATTGTGCGAATCATGGTACCTCGCTTTTTCTGCATGGAG ACTGGCTGTCTCATCCTTATTGCTGTCATGTTGGTGGCAAGGACCTACTGTGATGTATGGATGATCCAGAATGGCACCATGATCGAAAG CGGTATTATAAGCAGAGACATCAGTCTATTCAAGAAGCACTTTTATTCCTACATATCAGTCATACCAGGG ATAGCCTTGGTGAACAACTTCTTGAAGTTGGGCCTGAATGAGCTGAAGCTGCGGTTCCGTGAGAGGCTCACAAAGCACCTGTATGACCAGTACCTGCA AGGTTTCACCTACTACAAAATGGGTAACTTGGACAACCGGATAGCCAATGCAGACCAGCTTCTGACACAGGACGTGGAGAAATTCTGCAACAGCATGGTGGAACTCTACTCCAACCTCAGCAAG CCTCTGTTGGATATTGGTCTGTACATCTTCAAGCTGACAAGTGCCATCGGTGCTCAG GGGCCAGCAATCATGATGTCCTACCTGCTGATCTCGGGTCTCTTCCTGACCAGACTGAGGAGGCCCATAGGCAAGATGACAGTCATGGAGCAGCGCTACGAGGGAGAGTACCGCTACATCAACTCTCGTCTCATCaccaacag tGAGGAGATTGCATTCTACAATGGGAACATGAGGGAAAAACAGACCATTCACACCACATTCAAGAAACTG GTGGACCACTTGCATAACTTCATCTTCTTTCGGTTCTCCATGGGATTTGTGGACAGCATAATTGCCAAGT ACCTGGCTACCGTGGTGGGCTATCTGGTGGTTAGCCGGCCGTTCCTAAACCTGTCCCACCCCCGACACCTGCAAAGCACACACTCTGAGCTGCTAGAG GACTACTACCAGAGTGGGAGAATGCTCCTGCGGATGTCCCAGGCCCTGGGCAGGATTGTACTGGCTGGCCGAGAGATGACCCGACTCTCAGG ATTCACAGCTCGTATCACTGAACTGATGAAAGTCCTGAAGGAGCTGAACTCTGGCAAATATGAGCGCACCATGGTCTCTCACCAGGAGAAGG AATCTGATACTGCAGAGAAACTTGCTCTGGTACCAGGAAGTGGTCAAATTATCAACAGAGATAACATCATCAA aTTTGACAGTACCCCACTAGCAACACCGAATGGAGACATCCTGATCAGAGACCTCACATTTGAG GTGAGTTCTGGCACCAACGTTCTAGTGTGTGGACCAAACGGATGTGGCAAGAGCTCACTGTTCAGAGTGCTCGGAGAG ctgtgGCCGCTGTTTGGAGGACAGCTGACAAAACCAGAGAGAGGGAAGCTCTTCTATGTtccacag AGACCCTACATGACTTTGGGTTCTCTGAGGGACCAAGTCATTTACCCTGACACTCTtgaagaacagaggaggaaaggTATCTCTGATCAG GTGTTGAAGGAGTACCTGGACAATGTTCAGCTGGGTCACATCCTGGACAGGGAGGGCAGCTGGGACGCGGTCCAGGACTGGATGGATGTGCTCAGTGGAGGGGAGAAGCAGAGGATGGCT ATGGCCAGACTGTTCTACCACAAGCCCCAATTTGCCATTCTGGATGAGTGCACCAGTGCCGTGAGTGTGGATGTGGAGGATTATATCTACAGCCACTGCAGGACG GTGGGTATCACCTTGTTCACCGTGTCCCACAGAAAGTCTCTGTGGAAGCACCACGAG TATTACCTCCACATGGACGGGAGAGGAAACTACGAGTTCAAGCCCATCACAGAGGAGACTGTGGAGTTTGGCTCGTAA
- the abcd3a gene encoding ATP-binding cassette sub-family D member 3a isoform X4: MDDPEWHHDRKIALVNNFLKLGLNELKLRFRERLTKHLYDQYLQGFTYYKMGNLDNRIANADQLLTQDVEKFCNSMVELYSNLSKPLLDIGLYIFKLTSAIGAQGPAIMMSYLLISGLFLTRLRRPIGKMTVMEQRYEGEYRYINSRLITNSEEIAFYNGNMREKQTIHTTFKKLVDHLHNFIFFRFSMGFVDSIIAKYLATVVGYLVVSRPFLNLSHPRHLQSTHSELLEDYYQSGRMLLRMSQALGRIVLAGREMTRLSGFTARITELMKVLKELNSGKYERTMVSHQEKESDTAEKLALVPGSGQIINRDNIIKFDSTPLATPNGDILIRDLTFEVSSGTNVLVCGPNGCGKSSLFRVLGELWPLFGGQLTKPERGKLFYVPQRPYMTLGSLRDQVIYPDTLEEQRRKGISDQVLKEYLDNVQLGHILDREGSWDAVQDWMDVLSGGEKQRMAMARLFYHKPQFAILDECTSAVSVDVEDYIYSHCRTVGITLFTVSHRKSLWKHHEYYLHMDGRGNYEFKPITEETVEFGS, translated from the exons ATGGATGATCCAGAATGGCACCATGATCGAAAG ATAGCCTTGGTGAACAACTTCTTGAAGTTGGGCCTGAATGAGCTGAAGCTGCGGTTCCGTGAGAGGCTCACAAAGCACCTGTATGACCAGTACCTGCA AGGTTTCACCTACTACAAAATGGGTAACTTGGACAACCGGATAGCCAATGCAGACCAGCTTCTGACACAGGACGTGGAGAAATTCTGCAACAGCATGGTGGAACTCTACTCCAACCTCAGCAAG CCTCTGTTGGATATTGGTCTGTACATCTTCAAGCTGACAAGTGCCATCGGTGCTCAG GGGCCAGCAATCATGATGTCCTACCTGCTGATCTCGGGTCTCTTCCTGACCAGACTGAGGAGGCCCATAGGCAAGATGACAGTCATGGAGCAGCGCTACGAGGGAGAGTACCGCTACATCAACTCTCGTCTCATCaccaacag tGAGGAGATTGCATTCTACAATGGGAACATGAGGGAAAAACAGACCATTCACACCACATTCAAGAAACTG GTGGACCACTTGCATAACTTCATCTTCTTTCGGTTCTCCATGGGATTTGTGGACAGCATAATTGCCAAGT ACCTGGCTACCGTGGTGGGCTATCTGGTGGTTAGCCGGCCGTTCCTAAACCTGTCCCACCCCCGACACCTGCAAAGCACACACTCTGAGCTGCTAGAG GACTACTACCAGAGTGGGAGAATGCTCCTGCGGATGTCCCAGGCCCTGGGCAGGATTGTACTGGCTGGCCGAGAGATGACCCGACTCTCAGG ATTCACAGCTCGTATCACTGAACTGATGAAAGTCCTGAAGGAGCTGAACTCTGGCAAATATGAGCGCACCATGGTCTCTCACCAGGAGAAGG AATCTGATACTGCAGAGAAACTTGCTCTGGTACCAGGAAGTGGTCAAATTATCAACAGAGATAACATCATCAA aTTTGACAGTACCCCACTAGCAACACCGAATGGAGACATCCTGATCAGAGACCTCACATTTGAG GTGAGTTCTGGCACCAACGTTCTAGTGTGTGGACCAAACGGATGTGGCAAGAGCTCACTGTTCAGAGTGCTCGGAGAG ctgtgGCCGCTGTTTGGAGGACAGCTGACAAAACCAGAGAGAGGGAAGCTCTTCTATGTtccacag AGACCCTACATGACTTTGGGTTCTCTGAGGGACCAAGTCATTTACCCTGACACTCTtgaagaacagaggaggaaaggTATCTCTGATCAG GTGTTGAAGGAGTACCTGGACAATGTTCAGCTGGGTCACATCCTGGACAGGGAGGGCAGCTGGGACGCGGTCCAGGACTGGATGGATGTGCTCAGTGGAGGGGAGAAGCAGAGGATGGCT ATGGCCAGACTGTTCTACCACAAGCCCCAATTTGCCATTCTGGATGAGTGCACCAGTGCCGTGAGTGTGGATGTGGAGGATTATATCTACAGCCACTGCAGGACG GTGGGTATCACCTTGTTCACCGTGTCCCACAGAAAGTCTCTGTGGAAGCACCACGAG TATTACCTCCACATGGACGGGAGAGGAAACTACGAGTTCAAGCCCATCACAGAGGAGACTGTGGAGTTTGGCTCGTAA